From Saccharomycodes ludwigii strain NBRC 1722 chromosome IV, whole genome shotgun sequence, one genomic window encodes:
- a CDS encoding uncharacterized protein (similar to Saccharomyces cerevisiae YDR170C | SEC7 | SECretory) yields the protein MKASLIQHVSCPEKKYMIEMSQNNVTQSKKDYETLQDIDATNEGVSETTIAITNASTAPLNDLEETIVDNSVNNTDTIHTTAITSTALVSSNRGKKKYH from the coding sequence atGAAAGCTTCATTAATACAACACGTATCATGTCCAGAGAAAAAGTATATGATAGAAATGTCACAAAATAACGTTACACAGTCTAAGAAAGATTATGAAACACTTCAAGACATTGATGCCACCAACGAAGGTGTATCTGAGACAACAATCGCTATTACAAATGCTAGTACCGCTCCTTTGAATGATTTGGAAGAAACCATTGTTGATAATTCTGTTAACAACACTGATACTATTCACACCACTGCCATCACTAGTACTGCCTTGGTTAGCAGTAAcagagggaaaaaaaaataccactGA